AATAATATCTAGGGATAGATGTAGGCtttatattctttaaaaaaataaaaaaataaaaaataaaaatctccagaaaaatgagaaaaaaaaaagtaggcttTATATTCTAAACCGAACAGCAAAAGCTTATTTTGGTTGCGGCCTTAGAAGATGATGACCTCATTTTAAAGGACATACAGCACACAGACTCCTTTCAACCTTGTTTGCGCACTTGTCAAGTTGCAGACGACGGTCATATTTTCTCTGGTGTCAGCAACAGTCACCGCGGTCGGATTTGTGtctgtctttgcttttattgTGCACTCTTTCTTTCTGTCGTCTCTGTCCTTTCAGGGCTGTTACGCCGCCACATAAACGGGCCTGTTGGAGGTGATGGAGCGCTTCGGAAGGAGACCGAGCACTTTGGCTGATTTCCAGGAAAAGGTAACGACAGGCTGCGTCAATACTTGACACTTTGCTCGCCACCGGACCGATACCCGAAGGATGTGGCTCACGTCTGCTCGGGGGAATTCAGCTGATGTCAAGATGGATTGCTGGTAGATGTGCTGATTATGGAAGCAAACTTCTTTGTGCTTGTTAGGAGCAATGAACATTCAGCGACACAATAGGGCCAGTAAGGACACGTCGGAGCTGCTGATTTTTGGCTTCCTAATCAATGCAACGATCTCCCGCACTTCTTAGCAGAGTGGATGCTGAGCTCGGAgagattttaaccctttattggGTCTTTAAAACTAGCATAACATCTCAAATCAAACGCCCTTGAGGTTGCAATCAAATGAGTTTCCAAACACATCCACGATTTGGGAACGGGGATTTTGGGTGTGAGTCCATTGGTATGTCATCaaaattgtttcacaaaaagtctcaaaaacagAGTCTCGTCTGAACCACCATCttgaaaagggaagtcaacccaaaaatttgaCTGACTATTCTAacattgcaaataaaaaataaaataataataaaaaataataattatatatatatatatataataaaaaataataacaaataaaataaaaaaaatgaattacatatatgtatatatatatatatatatatatatatatatatatatatatatatatatataaaataaaaaatcattaaattaatttaaaaaaaatacaacataaaaaataaatgaatacaactgtctggattttgctgcttaactcatattccacaaatgcaatattaatcagaatattgcatttgtggaatatgagttaagcagcaaaatccagacggtttcatccatctcggggcggccattttgtcacttgctgttgactgaaaatgacatcacagttgcttaatGCTCAGGCGACGAGTCAAATGAGCTGTAAATGTTCGTTACCCGAGCCCTTAGCAATGTCcaatgaattgaagcaaaaatgtggcaaacactgtttatgtttttacattctatttcattttgtcattacTGAATGTTTATAAATTGAAATTTACAATAGAGTCCTATTCTTCtattaaaaactacaaaaatcagCAAAACCTCATTATACCCCAGTCACGCAAGCATCAAAATATTAAAGTTTTTCTTTGTTCTTTACTGACTGTTTACCAGTCTTGAGaagatgagaagaaaaaaaaagtgtaaaataagCACTAACCTCCTCAAACAGCTCCAGACTGTAAGTGTTGTCGTCATCAGCAAAGTAGACTATTCCAGCTTGAGTGCTATTTGCGTTGAAGGTCTCCCTCAGCCACCGGAGCGCCAGATTCCTCTGCATGGTCCCCCGGGGGATTCTAGGGTCCCTGGTGTCCCCCCGCAGCTTATAGTTCCTGGGCGTCTCCACATTTAGGTGGGTGTAGTTGAGGCCCGTTTCTCGGAGGAGGCGCGTGACAAGAGGCGTCCTCCTTTGGGAATCCTCCACCAGGATCCAGTGCAGGTTGGGAATGTGGAGGAAGGTGTTAGCCAGCCGCGTCAGCTCGGCCTTTTGCACCGGTCGACTGTACGTGGGCGTGATGATGTGGATGGTGGGCAGCACGTCGGACCAAGGCGGCGGCCGCGTGTACACGTACTCAGTCCTCACCACCTCCACGATGTCCTTATCTGAGGCGCAGTATTCCTTGGAGTCTCCTGCCTGGCCGCCCGCCTCCCTCTTGCCCTCCACGCCATCATCTGCAGGTTGAAGAAGACACGCCAGGCATTAGTGCGACCCGGCGCCGCCCTTTGTACGCTTGCCTCAGGTGACTAAAGTATACCTGAGAGTCGGTGGCGGACCGCAAGCCTCTCTGGAATGATAAAGATCTCTTTTACTAGGTGGTGACACGCTGCAAAAAGTGAAAGCAGGCACTGTGAGAGGACAACACAGCTGACGGATGGAGAGACGGCGCGAGAAGCCTTTTAATCCTCAAACATCGACTTATCAGCAAGGAAAATATGGCGGGCTCGCTCCTCTCATGTTGAAGTGTCAACACATCCACTCTTATCTACTGAGTCGCCTGCTCTGCTGCTGTCACAAATGTTTGTGTTCGCATGATTGTTGCGAACGCTACGCAACGTCAAAGGGGCCATGAAAACTCGTTTTTAAGATGCGACACATTTAATTTACGGCGCCTAATTGTCCATCAAGCACAAATGTACATCTGCCTGTTCACTTTATTAAGTTTTCAAAATTGGAAATGCAAAATCAATACTAAAGatgtaaagttaaagaaaagtATCTTCGGTAAACTTGAAAGAAAGAGAGcttgaacattttaaaagctCAAGAGCTCAAGGGACCAGACCGACCCCTGCCGGAACCGTCACGCTCTGTGATCCTGACAGGCGTTCCCGTTCTGCAACAGCGAGGGACCCACGAGGAGGCTTGAGCTACTTTGACCTTCTTGTCCTTATTTTGTCGATCTGAGGCACCCCTTCACTAGAAATCACATTTCACCGCAGCGCAATGAATTTGTCTTTGCTTGGTGCTATTAATATTTGAACATCCGGTCTTTGTCATTACTAATACAAACATTAAGCTAATTAGTGTTTGACTTGGCTGGACCACTGACCAATAAGTATATGATTCTTCTACACATTACTGGGCTCCCggtattgtttatatattacaaaaatggcaatatttaaattttgtctGTTTACATCCCACAAAAGAAACACGAGTTCATATTAGTAGCTGAAAAAGCTGTTCgacatacactactcacaaaatgttagggatatttggctaaaatgcattcaaacctttacaggtgaacttaatgtgaccttctctaagcttttgaatgcacttgtccaactgttaaatgtttcagtacttgaTGATGTTCTCTAACgagaagctcatcagcaaaatcAGTGACTACTGAAGAAGTGAGtgctcgtactggtatcggtctgataGAAAGTATTGTTGAACATCCCTAGTAGAAACAATTTCAAATCCCAACTCTATTATGTGTTCTCATGAGAAATTCATTTTACACTAAACTATGTAGTGAggaatttgttttctttatatatGATATACTGTAcgataaaattataataatccCCATCTTTTGATAAAATAGCAAAACATTGTTTAATGATGGAGATACGAAATACAGTAGTTCGATTTGCCAGATATTTTTCAGaagtttttttctccaaatatgACAAATGTTGACCAGCATGACTAAACGGACTGGCTCAACCTGAGGAGTTATTTTACGAATGAGAGCGGCCAACAGATTAAATCATATCACACATTCATGTACAAAGTAAGATAGTGTAAAGGTTGCTGTCTTCCATATTTTGACAGATGTTGACCACTTCCTGTTATCAAGGCAAGAATGTAAACATCGGCGcattaaaaaatgatattgtgACCTCGCCCTTTGACGGTGATAATACGATTATAGAATAGTATCTTATAGAAATATAATCGTGAAGGATATTTATGCTTTTCATTTTGCCGTGGCTAAAAACAATCTTCGTCAAGAGTTCATCCCCGGAGCCATTCACACTTGAGACATAAAAGAGGATTTTTTGTGCAGCCCATAGATTAACACAATCTGCTGATGGCCAGATGTTCACAACAGCCTGCCAGCGAGAATGCTGCCAAAACCTCCAGCTCCTCTTTATAAGCTCTCACAAAAGCAAGCCTGTGAGCATTTGGAGTTAAATAAcagtgaggattttttttttctttttcgtttcACACTCCACGGTTTCCTCCCTGCCGCACAAGACATTGACGTGACATTTTGTGTCACTGTATTTGCATTGGTTCTAGTGTATTAACCCTATTGTATGCATTTTTCACATCATAAGTCAAGGACAAAGAGACATATTGATTTGCCGTCCGtctattttgtctttgtttacCCAGGAGCTTACTTGACATTTCACACTGTTGATATGTGGTCTTGTGGGAGAAAGATTGTGAGGCTCATGAGTATAACGTACTAATGAACTGCATTTTGTTTGGACTCCATTAAGCTAATTGATGAACACATttatgacatcaaatgcagctTAAATGAACCTTGTAATTTATTAGTGGTGAATGTCAGTGGGTGAAATTTAACCCAAATGGATAAAATACATGGATTCATTGGAGTATTATGTATTGTGGCAGACCATCATCACCTTTCATCATACTTCTACTTCATATGGATTTCACTGAGTTGTCAAAGTATTTGTCACTCTAAAGATCTTAATATTGGATTGCTGACACATAAATTAGCATTACATTAGATTGGCCTAAAACAGTGGTTCCGAACATGGGTTTGTTGGCCGGACATTTAGGTCGATGTGCGGAACGtaaggtgttccacagggttctgggtcctctgctgttttcattgtatctgctgcccctagGGTTTTATCTTAAGAAAACaacggtggttgttttaaaagttttaaagaGAGCCAGATTAGAGGAACTgcccctgttcattttgttaacCAGTAAAGCCTagacctatgtcttgaattaaaaaaaattaaattcaaaaataattttttaataatgcgtATAGGAAAATGGTGGGGGTCCTCCAAAAAGATGAAGAATAATTGCAATAAATTCTTAATGGGCATCTGTCAGATGTGttatcataaaatggccacaagagagtGGCTGGAACTGGTATCGGCCGCCGACGCAAGCATCTATCCATGTTTTTGATACTTGCCCATTCCAAATGAAAGTATAAGGACAGATGAATACtggtttattttctttctcGTTGCCTTTCTCTGGATGTCcaccacatttttgttttgtgtttcagcggaaaaaaatctgatgcaCTTTTTATTCAA
The genomic region above belongs to Vanacampus margaritifer isolate UIUO_Vmar chromosome 5, RoL_Vmar_1.0, whole genome shotgun sequence and contains:
- the LOC144052390 gene encoding galactosylgalactosylxylosylprotein 3-beta-glucuronosyltransferase 1 isoform X1, coding for MPKRRDILAIVLIVLPWTLLITVWHQSAIAPLLAIHKACHHLVKEIFIIPERLAVRHRLSDDGVEGKREAGGQAGDSKEYCASDKDIVEVVRTEYVYTRPPPWSDVLPTIHIITPTYSRPVQKAELTRLANTFLHIPNLHWILVEDSQRRTPLVTRLLRETGLNYTHLNVETPRNYKLRGDTRDPRIPRGTMQRNLALRWLRETFNANSTQAGIVYFADDDNTYSLELFEEMRSTQKVSVWPVAFVGGLRYESPKVNAAGKVYGWKTVFDPHRPFAIDMAGFAINLRLILFKPQAYFKLRGVKGGYQESSLLRELVTLNDLEPKAANCTKILVWHTRTEKPVLVNEGKKGFTDPNVEI
- the LOC144052390 gene encoding galactosylgalactosylxylosylprotein 3-beta-glucuronosyltransferase 1 isoform X2; this encodes MPKRRDILAIVLIVLPWTLLITVWHQSAIAPLLAIHKDDGVEGKREAGGQAGDSKEYCASDKDIVEVVRTEYVYTRPPPWSDVLPTIHIITPTYSRPVQKAELTRLANTFLHIPNLHWILVEDSQRRTPLVTRLLRETGLNYTHLNVETPRNYKLRGDTRDPRIPRGTMQRNLALRWLRETFNANSTQAGIVYFADDDNTYSLELFEEMRSTQKVSVWPVAFVGGLRYESPKVNAAGKVYGWKTVFDPHRPFAIDMAGFAINLRLILFKPQAYFKLRGVKGGYQESSLLRELVTLNDLEPKAANCTKILVWHTRTEKPVLVNEGKKGFTDPNVEI